The sequence TTTTCATAAAACTCTATTACTTTTCTTTCTGTTCTTTTTGTTTTCACTTCAGAAAAGGTGAAATGGCTCTGATTTCGAATTCTGTGAATAGTGTTAGTTTGATCGTTTCTCAGAAACATTTTTTACATACCAAGAAGAAAAACAACTCATGGTTAAGCTTCAATTATACTACTGAAAGAAAGAATTCAATTACTGTTAAATCAACATCTATAAAGTCTGAGATTGATTTTGGTGATCCACATTGGAAACAAAAGTTTCAAGAAGATTTTGAAAATAGGTTCAGTTTGCCACATTTGAAGGATGTGTTTGATACAAAGCCAATTCCAACAACATTCTCTCTTCAGAAAAGGTACATTTATTTGTACTTACCATTCATTTTGTGATTCTTGACTGGGGTTTTGGAATTTTACATTTATTATTCATCAAATTCGGGCTGTGTGCTACAGGAGCTCTCAAAATGGCTATGTAAATGATGATGATAGGGCACTTCTAAAGGTATGTTGTTACTTGTTACCTTATTGCTGTTTTATCCCGCTGAAGGTTTAGAGTATGACCCAAGTGCTTGAATTTGCCTTGTCTTTCCATATGTAGGTGGGCATGTATATATGTATAAACTAATAGATTGAGCAATTTTTTAATACACAAATTCAGgttatcaaatattcatcaccatCTTCTGCTGGAGCGGAGTGTATTGACCCTGATTGCAGCTGGGTGGAGCAATGGTTGGTTCTTCCCTTCTTCAATATTTTTTTCTCATGGTTGGAACTTTGAAGTACAGCAAAACTCTCTTTAGTAAAATGAGCATGTTGTGCATAATTTGGTTGAACCATGTCAGAAGTGGTTCTTCTGATTAATAAGTTATACATTTGTTTTAAAAAGCATTTGAGGGTTTGCAGCAACGAGCGCTGCATTTTCTACTAACTTGGTTTGAACCAGGCTTCTCTCTAGAGCATATTATATGTTACTAGCTTAACATTCCTTCTGATTCCTTCTGCTACTCGTcaatgatttaaatcttacttaGGGTGCACCGTGCGGGACCGCGGATGCAGATATATTTTGAACCTGAGAAAGTAAAAGCTGGAATTGTTACATGTGGGGGCCTGTGTCCTAGTCTCAATGATGTCATAAGACAGGTCAGTGAGTTCGTAAATACTGTTTGTTCAGCCATATGCTTGCAAAGGACGTATCGGAACATGCCAAGCCATGTGTCATGTGTGTATGAAGCACAAATAGCTAGACAATCTACTGCTTCAAAGCTCAAGTATAGGCCTGATGAATGGAATTTGTCCTCTCAGCCAAAGTTATAATTTGTCAATGGCTGGAGCGTACAGCTTTCAATGTCTtcccccaccaccaccacgaTAATTGCAGTCTCATCTTGTGTAACTGTTGGTAATGTCTTTGTATTTCTCTTACGCTCGCACAGATAGTGCTTACCCTTGAAGTATATGGGGTTCAGAAGATTTTTGGGATTCAGTATGGTTACCGTGGATTTTTTGAAGAGTCTTTACCTGAAATTCCTGTGAGTATCCCTGGTTTAGTCATGTATGAGATTATCGGTTTATACTGATGGCACTTATTTTGTGTTCAGGACTCTGATATTTTCATTTGGCTTAACAGCTCTCTCGCCAAGTTGTCCAAAACATTAACCTAAATGGTGGAAGTTTGCTGGGGGTTTCCCGTGGAGGTGCTAATATCAATGAAATTGTAGATAGCATGCAGGTAGAATGCCATTTTTCTGTAAATGAGCTCAAATGTATATTTTATATACTATGTACAGCTGTTTTTTTTTCATGAAAATACAGATAAGTTAATGACAGAGCTTAGACAAAGTTGCCACACCCTCTTAATTTTGTTTTGAAGACCATCTCATTTGTATAGATATTATGTACTCTGAAACGTCTattaaatgaaaaaaatgaaacttcTATTAAATGGATTTTACTGCAAGTAAAAAAAGAATGGCTGAATTGTCACTTGTGAacttatgataaaaaaaaatatttttatcaaaAAGTTTGGTTAACACTCATTTGAGTCATTTCCAAAAAGGGCCTCATAGACCAGCTTCAGAACTGCTTAAGATATTTAAGACCAACTAACTGGGTGATTTAAGGCCAGGGGAATCAATATGCTTTTTATACTCGGCGAGGATGGGACACATGCAGGAGCAAATGCAATTCATAACGAGGTACTTTTTCTCCTGATTTCTGCATTGTTAAGAAAACATGATCTCATATAATTGTTGTATATACACCGCGTTTGGATTGAATCAGAATTTCACAAGTTGCTCGTTTCATCTCCATGAAAATAATGGACATGAAAATGAGTTAAGGGATGAATAAAAAAGTTATAGATTAATGCTTGAAGTTGCATGAATAATGCTTGAAGTGGCATGAACAAAAAAGTTATAGATTAGCGCTTGAACCGTGCAAGTCTTTCATGTCTGGTGTGTCAGACTTATGTAATGTAAttggaaaaacaaataaaaacaagaaaagattAATCCTTATTATGAactactttttcttttcttcgatCGTTGTGAATTTGTTGGGTGGCCCATTAAGTGCTGATTTAAGTGCAGTGTCGCAAGAGAAAACCGAAAGTATCTGTGGTAGGTGTTCCCAAAACAATTGATAACGATATACTTTTGATGGACAAGACGTTTGGATTTGatactgctgttgaagaagctcaGCGAGCTATAAATTCTGCATATATTGAGGTGGGTGAGTTTATTTGACTTGCAGTTGCAGTCTTGTAACATAATTTTCTGAATTTTCATATGTGTAACACGTGTTCAAATTATACATGATCCGTTCAGGCACGTAGTGCTTATCATGGTATTGGCCTGGTAAAACTAATGGGAAGCAGTGGTTTTATAGCTATGCA comes from Papaver somniferum cultivar HN1 chromosome 7, ASM357369v1, whole genome shotgun sequence and encodes:
- the LOC113298009 gene encoding ATP-dependent 6-phosphofructokinase 5, chloroplastic-like isoform X2; amino-acid sequence: MWLISDPIIDKHNYTFAHTFSLFIKLYYFSFCSFCFHFRKGEMALISNSVNSVSLIVSQKHFLHTKKKNNSWLSFNYTTERKNSITVKSTSIKSEIDFGDPHWKQKFQEDFENRFSLPHLKDVFDTKPIPTTFSLQKRSSQNGYVNDDDRALLKVIKYSSPSSAGAECIDPDCSWVEQWVHRAGPRMQIYFEPEKVKAGIVTCGGLCPSLNDVIRQIVLTLEVYGVQKIFGIQYGYRGFFEESLPEIPLSRQVVQNINLNGGSLLGVSRGGANINEIVDSMQARGINMLFILGEDGTHAGANAIHNECRKRKPKVSVVGVPKTIDNDILLMDKTFGFDTAVEEAQRAINSAYIEASLSSGQIDVCLIPEVPFKLGGPFGVLRHLEHLIKTKGSAVVCVAEGAGQDLLEKSDARDASGNPILRDIGVHIQQQIRKHFKEIDVHADIKYIDPTYMIRACRANASDAILCTVLGQNAVHGAFAGYSGITVLICNSHYVYLPIPEVISSTRRVDPDSRMWHRCLTSTGQPDFL
- the LOC113298009 gene encoding ATP-dependent 6-phosphofructokinase 5, chloroplastic-like isoform X1, whose amino-acid sequence is MWLISDPIIDKHNYTFAHTFSLFIKLYYFSFCSFCFHFRKGEMALISNSVNSVSLIVSQKHFLHTKKKNNSWLSFNYTTERKNSITVKSTSIKSEIDFGDPHWKQKFQEDFENRFSLPHLKDVFDTKPIPTTFSLQKRSSQNGYVNDDDRALLKVIKYSSPSSAGAECIDPDCSWVEQWVHRAGPRMQIYFEPEKVKAGIVTCGGLCPSLNDVIRQIVLTLEVYGVQKIFGIQYGYRGFFEESLPEIPLSRQVVQNINLNGGSLLGVSRGGANINEIVDSMQARGINMLFILGEDGTHAGANAIHNECRKRKPKVSVVGVPKTIDNDILLMDKTFGFDTAVEEAQRAINSAYIEARSAYHGIGLVKLMGSSGFIAMQASLSSGQIDVCLIPEVPFKLGGPFGVLRHLEHLIKTKGSAVVCVAEGAGQDLLEKSDARDASGNPILRDIGVHIQQQIRKHFKEIDVHADIKYIDPTYMIRACRANASDAILCTVLGQNAVHGAFAGYSGITVLICNSHYVYLPIPEVISSTRRVDPDSRMWHRCLTSTGQPDFL